In one window of Pseudobdellovibrionaceae bacterium DNA:
- a CDS encoding ParA family protein yields the protein MRYSASKLSKIFSASENLLSAEEILEAVKNNGLPMPPAGSKSWTVDQVPRLGEKLGYLHRPLRPQVFCFFVTKGGVLKSSLTLNFARILALHNIKTCVVGLDMQGDITTSLGYDLNLESDLDLEEALQRIGSVRGLPDLFYGNVELNEIVLPTELPSLYFIPETPELVSLERNLTYRNRREFWLKDFVVDPLKEQFDVILLDGPPNWNQLITNALVSCDHLISPLECKINNFRNFKMFETFIKDFQRDLKLQLNHMFIPTRLNPNRKLSREINDWYHDNLTGCVVGAIRESTQGEEATAMHLSVAEYAPSSQAALEMKDIVAQVWKSAEATINGLDKTLQSHSHPSQQEQTNTIEGGL from the coding sequence ATGAGATATTCCGCCAGTAAATTAAGTAAGATCTTCTCTGCCTCTGAAAATCTCCTTTCCGCTGAAGAAATCCTAGAAGCCGTGAAAAACAACGGGCTCCCCATGCCGCCTGCAGGCAGCAAATCCTGGACGGTAGATCAGGTACCTCGCCTTGGTGAAAAACTGGGCTATCTCCACCGCCCCCTTCGCCCCCAAGTATTTTGCTTTTTCGTAACCAAGGGAGGGGTTCTTAAAAGTTCTCTCACCTTAAACTTCGCCCGAATTTTAGCACTTCATAATATTAAGACCTGTGTGGTGGGTCTTGATATGCAAGGGGACATCACCACATCCTTGGGTTACGACTTAAATCTTGAAAGCGATCTCGACCTTGAAGAAGCCCTTCAGCGTATCGGCAGCGTACGAGGCCTGCCCGACCTATTTTATGGTAACGTTGAGCTCAATGAGATAGTGCTACCCACAGAGCTGCCCTCTTTATATTTTATTCCTGAAACACCTGAGTTAGTTTCACTAGAAAGAAATCTCACTTACAGAAACCGGCGGGAGTTCTGGCTAAAAGACTTTGTTGTAGACCCGCTTAAAGAACAATTCGACGTGATTCTTTTAGACGGCCCACCCAACTGGAACCAACTGATCACAAATGCTTTGGTGAGCTGTGACCACTTGATTTCGCCCCTTGAGTGTAAAATCAATAACTTCCGTAATTTCAAAATGTTCGAGACCTTTATTAAAGATTTCCAAAGGGATCTCAAGCTTCAACTAAACCATATGTTTATACCCACTCGACTCAACCCCAATCGAAAATTGAGCCGCGAAATCAATGATTGGTACCACGATAATCTTACTGGTTGTGTTGTTGGCGCTATTCGCGAGAGCACCCAAGGCGAGGAGGCGACAGCCATGCACCTGTCTGTTGCTGAATACGCCCCTTCCTCACAGGCCGCCCTTGAGATGAAGGACATCGTTGCACAGGTTTGGAAGTCAGCTGAGGCAACCATAAATGGCCTAGACAAAACTTTGCAATCTCACTCGCACCCGTCGCAACAAGAACAGACCAATACTATTGAAGGAGGTCTATAG
- the rpmG gene encoding 50S ribosomal protein L33 — protein sequence MAKKKGKIRIITLECTEARKEGKPPSRYTTKKNTQTHPERLEKKKYNPFLRKHTLHREIK from the coding sequence ATGGCTAAGAAAAAAGGCAAAATCAGAATTATCACCCTAGAATGCACAGAGGCTCGAAAAGAAGGCAAGCCGCCAAGCCGCTACACCACAAAGAAGAACACTCAAACTCATCCTGAGCGTTTAGAAAAGAAGAAATACAATCCCTTTCTTCGAAAACACACTCTTCACCGCGAAATCAAGTAA
- a CDS encoding PAS domain S-box protein: protein MSRFLKSLSISSIRVNLQINLFLALALGLSGYLCTYLYMPNVGSSAIYPGFGMALAASLLFGRRVILGLFLGSFVSAAYFFYWANSDAVWWLIGSVSLLWAVGFTGIISWLGHQFGATAARELITSLREYSRLLLFTLGVSVVWAIYTGTLKVAALNPQFLPDSFLISVVSRTFGTSLGILVFTPLVLVWSQAKRSEWRRWGLVEAMILLLVFFLVSAWVVSDWLLADLSWPYLLVPLVLWSIFRFGERGGTTGLALVVLVAVVDQLTGVHAVLDNSLNPVESSLGLQVFLLMVCMMSLAVVIAMTARRRLEQRMSLLEERYRTILEAQQQLICRYSPEAHITYVNDAFCRFFSKSREELIGSNVIELIPKKDRPGLRRLIEQLKINPGQRTAEHQVTYPDGHLGWQQWTDTAITNEMGEVIEFQSVGHDITDLKRVEKDLRESVELSRQLIDANIIGSCVWSADGKVLDANDSFLEMFGFTRDDLLAGGVSWPNLIWIESIEDLKLQMNDGQLNPCEQICRRADGSFFDVVAGARFIDAAQTKGVAFVLDRTDIKKQERALRSSDERFRYLITNSPAVIYTLSVGKTIKPAFISPNIKDIMGYDANDFLNDPDFWESRVHPDDLLRVKGGLKTLFDKGEHTDEYRYKYKDGSYRWMRDSLRVVHDENGQPVEMVGYWLDIDVRKRAEEDLKTAYASLEVAVDERTQELTATMEALSQEKESKSSVIEMKNRMAAILQATTDVVFLMDERGRCMFINKAGRDLLDLEDSHELSDLSVADIYPKWACNILDEEALPKAQREGVWHGEMALLSRRGREVAVSQLILAHKNAAGQVEYYSGIARDITESKRYEEELIRLKESADTANKAKTTFLATMSHEIRTPLGVLLGYSDLLLDPELMDEKRNKYIDIIRRNGQNLLALINDILDLSKVESGYLFIDMRKLDFPDFLKGLIAELSLKARDKDLNIKLDIEGEIPTFIHTDSVRLKQILANVISNSIKFTDEGEIRILVRLDDAGGARKYPFVYFEVSDTGVGMTLSQQKKLFEPFTQADSSISRKYGGTGLGLALSRRLARHLGGDLYLKESRPGRGTTFSLVLDPGARTTTLRVESLASPIEHVAAVPSSSPKAPSPGRLLTDVRVLLAEDFEDNQALMRAILEREGAEVDVASNGGEAVSKALDLEADFDVILMDIQMPVINGYDATKMLRSAHCHLPIIALTAHAMEGEKGRCLQLGFTDYLSKPVKPMNLAKTIAKHVRKERRTSSYPLTVVSKDNGLNASSGGGVLMPSNPAEPLLSEYSEDEVISTILPKFVSNLPKRLNALDKALLNHDWLELKSVAHQLKGAGSGYGYPLVSQLASEIEVFCSEGIQSDRIDEEGIASRIKSLWSLSRRIHTGLSSRNAEGPDPLDALPGV from the coding sequence TTGAGTCGATTTCTTAAATCTCTATCGATAAGTTCAATTCGGGTGAATCTTCAAATTAATTTGTTTTTAGCTTTAGCTTTGGGGTTGTCGGGTTATCTTTGTACCTATTTGTATATGCCCAATGTGGGTTCGTCGGCCATTTATCCGGGTTTTGGGATGGCATTAGCTGCGTCGTTGTTATTTGGGCGTCGAGTGATTTTGGGACTTTTCCTGGGTAGCTTTGTCAGTGCTGCGTACTTTTTTTATTGGGCCAACTCAGATGCTGTTTGGTGGTTAATTGGTTCGGTATCACTTTTATGGGCTGTGGGCTTTACGGGCATTATCTCTTGGCTGGGTCATCAATTTGGGGCCACGGCAGCCAGGGAATTGATCACCAGCTTGCGTGAGTACTCTAGGCTGTTGCTGTTTACATTGGGCGTGAGTGTTGTTTGGGCCATCTATACGGGGACATTGAAGGTGGCTGCGTTGAATCCCCAGTTTTTGCCAGATTCTTTTTTGATATCCGTTGTATCGAGAACATTTGGGACCAGCTTGGGTATATTGGTGTTTACTCCTCTGGTTCTAGTTTGGAGCCAAGCCAAACGCTCGGAGTGGCGGCGCTGGGGCCTTGTTGAAGCCATGATCCTTCTGTTGGTATTTTTCTTGGTATCGGCATGGGTTGTGAGTGACTGGTTATTGGCCGACTTGAGCTGGCCTTACCTGTTGGTGCCCTTGGTTCTCTGGTCAATCTTTCGCTTTGGTGAGCGAGGAGGTACTACAGGACTAGCTCTTGTGGTGCTTGTGGCTGTGGTTGATCAACTCACTGGCGTGCATGCGGTCTTAGACAACTCTCTCAATCCAGTGGAAAGCTCATTGGGTTTACAGGTGTTTTTGTTGATGGTGTGTATGATGTCACTGGCAGTGGTCATTGCCATGACGGCCCGGCGTCGCCTCGAGCAAAGGATGAGTCTACTTGAAGAACGCTATCGAACCATCTTAGAAGCACAGCAACAGCTTATTTGTCGATATAGCCCCGAAGCACATATTACTTACGTGAATGATGCGTTTTGCCGATTTTTCTCGAAATCCCGGGAAGAATTGATTGGCTCAAACGTCATTGAACTTATTCCTAAAAAAGATCGGCCGGGCCTCAGGCGATTAATTGAGCAGTTAAAAATCAATCCGGGGCAGAGAACGGCTGAGCACCAGGTGACTTATCCTGACGGCCATCTGGGCTGGCAACAGTGGACTGACACGGCGATCACCAATGAGATGGGTGAGGTGATTGAATTCCAGTCGGTGGGTCATGACATCACAGATCTAAAGCGAGTAGAAAAAGACCTTCGAGAGAGCGTGGAGCTTTCGCGGCAATTAATAGACGCCAATATTATTGGCTCTTGTGTATGGTCCGCTGACGGAAAGGTGTTGGATGCCAATGATAGCTTTCTTGAGATGTTCGGATTCACACGAGATGATCTATTGGCAGGAGGAGTATCTTGGCCCAATCTCATTTGGATTGAGTCAATAGAAGATCTTAAGCTGCAGATGAATGATGGGCAACTTAATCCCTGTGAACAGATTTGCCGTCGGGCTGACGGTAGTTTTTTTGATGTGGTGGCTGGAGCGCGGTTTATTGATGCTGCACAAACAAAGGGCGTTGCCTTTGTGCTTGATCGAACGGACATCAAAAAGCAAGAACGGGCGCTGCGCTCTTCTGATGAGAGATTTCGATACCTGATTACCAATAGTCCAGCCGTGATTTACACTTTGAGCGTAGGTAAAACCATTAAGCCCGCGTTTATTAGCCCCAATATTAAAGACATTATGGGATATGATGCCAATGACTTTTTGAATGACCCCGATTTTTGGGAGTCTCGAGTGCACCCTGATGATTTGTTGCGAGTGAAAGGGGGGCTGAAGACTTTATTTGATAAGGGAGAGCACACAGACGAGTATCGATACAAATACAAAGACGGATCATACAGATGGATGCGTGACAGTTTACGAGTGGTGCACGATGAAAATGGTCAACCGGTAGAGATGGTTGGGTACTGGCTTGATATTGATGTTAGAAAACGGGCCGAAGAAGATCTGAAGACGGCATATGCCAGTCTTGAAGTGGCTGTGGACGAACGAACGCAAGAGTTGACGGCAACTATGGAAGCCTTGAGCCAAGAAAAAGAAAGCAAAAGCAGCGTTATTGAAATGAAAAACCGAATGGCGGCCATCCTTCAGGCCACCACAGACGTGGTGTTTCTCATGGATGAGAGGGGCCGATGTATGTTTATCAACAAAGCTGGACGAGATCTGCTCGATCTTGAGGACTCACATGAGCTGTCGGATCTTTCCGTTGCCGACATTTATCCCAAATGGGCCTGTAACATTTTAGATGAAGAGGCATTGCCAAAGGCTCAGCGAGAAGGTGTCTGGCACGGTGAGATGGCGCTGCTCAGTCGGCGAGGGCGAGAAGTAGCAGTATCCCAATTGATTTTGGCCCATAAAAATGCAGCGGGCCAGGTGGAATATTATTCTGGCATTGCCCGCGATATTACAGAATCTAAAAGATATGAAGAAGAATTGATTCGACTAAAAGAATCCGCTGATACAGCAAATAAGGCAAAGACCACGTTTCTTGCGACCATGAGCCATGAGATTCGAACTCCATTGGGTGTGTTGCTTGGCTATTCTGACTTGCTGTTAGATCCAGAGTTAATGGATGAAAAACGCAACAAGTACATAGATATTATTCGCAGAAACGGCCAGAATTTATTGGCTTTGATCAATGACATTTTAGATCTGTCAAAAGTGGAATCAGGATATCTGTTTATAGATATGCGAAAGCTTGATTTTCCGGATTTCTTAAAGGGACTGATCGCAGAACTTAGCTTAAAAGCCCGGGATAAGGATTTAAATATAAAGCTCGATATTGAAGGTGAGATTCCGACGTTCATTCACACCGATTCAGTTCGACTCAAGCAGATTTTGGCCAACGTCATCAGCAATTCCATCAAATTTACAGATGAAGGTGAGATTAGAATATTGGTGCGTTTAGATGATGCTGGTGGCGCCAGAAAATATCCCTTTGTCTATTTTGAAGTATCAGATACGGGTGTTGGAATGACCCTGAGCCAACAAAAAAAGCTTTTCGAACCCTTCACTCAGGCTGACAGTTCGATATCGCGTAAATATGGTGGAACCGGGTTAGGATTAGCTCTCAGCCGAAGGCTAGCCAGACACCTGGGTGGCGATCTCTACCTCAAAGAGAGTCGACCAGGACGGGGTACGACCTTCTCATTGGTGTTAGATCCCGGAGCTCGCACAACCACACTTCGCGTGGAATCTCTCGCGAGTCCCATAGAACATGTGGCTGCGGTACCATCATCAAGTCCAAAAGCCCCTTCTCCAGGGCGCTTATTGACAGATGTTCGCGTGTTGCTTGCAGAAGATTTCGAAGATAACCAAGCCTTGATGCGAGCGATTCTGGAGCGTGAAGGGGCAGAGGTGGATGTGGCCAGCAACGGTGGCGAAGCTGTATCAAAAGCACTGGATTTAGAAGCAGATTTTGATGTGATCCTAATGGATATTCAAATGCCAGTGATCAATGGTTATGATGCCACAAAAATGCTGCGGTCCGCCCACTGCCACCTGCCCATCATCGCGCTGACCGCTCATGCTATGGAAGGAGAAAAAGGGCGGTGTCTGCAACTGGGATTTACTGACTACTTGAGTAAACCTGTCAAACCCATGAATCTCGCAAAAACCATAGCAAAACATGTGCGCAAAGAGCGCCGAACGTCATCCTATCCCTTGACTGTTGTCTCGAAAGACAATGGACTAAATGCATCTTCAGGAGGAGGCGTTTTAATGCCATCAAATCCAGCAGAGCCCTTGCTGTCAGAATATTCTGAAGATGAAGTGATTTCGACCATCTTGCCGAAATTTGTTTCCAATCTTCCGAAACGGCTGAATGCTTTGGATAAAGCTTTATTGAACCATGACTGGTTGGAGCTCAAGTCAGTGGCGCATCAGCTTAAAGGTGCCGGTAGTGGTTATGGGTATCCTCTAGTCAGTCAATTGGCCTCTGAAATTGAAGTATTCTGCAGTGAGGGGATTCAAAGTGACCGCATAGATGAGGAGGGTATCGCAAGCCGAATTAAATCTCTATGGAGCTTGTCGCGCCGGATTCATACGGGACTTTCTAGTCGGAACGCAGAAGGTCCCGATCCATTAGATGCCCTGCCGGGTGTTTAG
- the trxA gene encoding thioredoxin has protein sequence MSFSHDVTSQNFDQLVIEKSFETPVLVDFWAEWCAPCRMLKPTLEKLAEDYQGGFILAKVNTEDNPSLAQKFQIRGIPDVRLFKDGKVVDSFSGVQGEAAIRALLDAYVSSPVDEFITAAKSNKDVLAALLKGYAVHKENSKFLLSLAQEQLRQNQLHEAINTSRLIPAHDDLYQDAKDVEVLADFLSSTQSLEKGTQASAHFKEAAAAYERGQIDAAMDSILDHMKQEGGQTAPQARNAMLALLRQCSDPVKTRKYRQQFAAIINS, from the coding sequence TTGAGCTTTAGTCACGATGTTACCAGCCAAAACTTTGACCAACTGGTTATTGAAAAATCTTTTGAAACACCTGTTTTAGTGGATTTTTGGGCCGAATGGTGTGCGCCCTGCAGGATGCTCAAACCCACTCTTGAAAAACTCGCCGAAGACTACCAAGGTGGGTTTATTCTGGCCAAGGTCAACACCGAGGACAATCCCAGCCTGGCTCAAAAATTTCAAATACGAGGCATTCCCGATGTGCGTCTTTTTAAAGATGGCAAAGTGGTTGATAGCTTCTCGGGTGTTCAAGGGGAGGCGGCCATTAGAGCTCTCCTCGATGCGTATGTGTCTTCACCCGTTGATGAATTTATAACCGCAGCTAAATCCAATAAGGATGTGTTGGCTGCCTTGCTAAAGGGTTATGCTGTACACAAAGAAAATAGTAAATTTTTGTTATCTTTGGCTCAGGAACAACTTCGCCAAAATCAACTGCATGAAGCTATTAACACTTCCCGCCTTATTCCGGCCCATGATGATCTCTACCAGGATGCCAAAGATGTGGAAGTGCTAGCTGACTTTTTGAGTTCCACTCAGAGTTTAGAGAAAGGCACTCAAGCCAGTGCCCATTTCAAAGAAGCGGCAGCGGCCTACGAACGCGGTCAAATTGACGCGGCCATGGACAGCATCTTGGACCATATGAAGCAAGAAGGTGGGCAAACGGCCCCACAGGCCCGCAATGCCATGCTGGCACTCCTTAGGCAGTGTTCAGATCCCGTTAAAACGCGAAAATACCGCCAACAATTTGCAGCTATTATTAATTCCTGA
- a CDS encoding type II toxin-antitoxin system RelE/ParE family toxin, with translation MKLEARFFQTSSGAEPTRTFLKKLAKKDRAQVGALIRKLQVEHYLEAPHGKNLGGGLWEIRAITEGGKIRVFYCFVGKKYVVLLHAILKKTPKTPKKDMDLARKRKKIVEDDYGNKK, from the coding sequence GTGAAATTAGAGGCCCGATTTTTTCAGACATCATCAGGAGCCGAGCCCACTCGCACTTTCTTAAAGAAGTTAGCGAAGAAAGACCGTGCTCAAGTAGGAGCATTGATTCGCAAGCTTCAAGTAGAGCATTATTTGGAGGCCCCTCACGGAAAAAATCTTGGTGGTGGCCTTTGGGAAATTCGAGCTATAACAGAAGGCGGAAAAATCCGGGTCTTTTATTGTTTTGTTGGTAAGAAATATGTGGTGTTGCTTCACGCAATTTTAAAGAAGACTCCGAAGACACCCAAAAAAGACATGGATCTTGCTCGTAAACGAAAAAAAATAGTGGAGGATGACTATGGCAACAAAAAATAA
- a CDS encoding helix-turn-helix transcriptional regulator, which translates to MATKNKKSPLGSSFDEWLDDELKDEEFQEHFDSYKGQLDLGNKLKSIAEEQGYSVRGLAKAMGTSPSQVQRMFSITATKCTLETLMKFSVITGVDLHQILKTKKAS; encoded by the coding sequence ATGGCAACAAAAAATAAAAAATCGCCTTTGGGTTCTTCATTCGATGAATGGTTAGATGACGAACTTAAAGACGAAGAATTTCAAGAGCACTTTGACAGTTATAAGGGGCAGCTTGATCTTGGCAATAAGCTTAAAAGCATTGCAGAAGAGCAAGGCTACTCTGTCCGAGGGCTTGCAAAAGCAATGGGCACAAGCCCCTCTCAAGTGCAAAGAATGTTTTCTATCACAGCAACGAAATGTACCCTTGAAACCTTAATGAAGTTTTCTGTGATTACAGGCGTTGACCTTCATCAAATTTTAAAGACTAAGAAAGCTTCTTAG
- a CDS encoding site-specific integrase, whose translation MIREYEKQGQKLYQVRESVRSQYDPTIRIERSRSGIKTKQDAKRISKQLLRTAQQEVSRLEHRGVLWKDLVGRWELSAREDRLHSRSISEGTIEEYRSVLTRFVGHWAEKPVKEIDKADAWSALDEVEREISVSRRKRLRTAIDSVFKWAILSGTVKGISYIPTDGYKSTRKEEEKLPEILNLTEIRTLLEYAFKINHGWYPVWAVALFTGMRSGELYALQWNQVDFDNNVIYVHRNWTNKDGFGPTKGRYWRTVPIDGSQVLGLLKELKTKRRHGEFVLPRYQSWKDGRQAQILRKFCEGAGIPSVKFHTLRACFATQLIRDGVAPAVVMKICGWKDLKTMQRYIRLAGIEVQGATKGLKLLSGKETMGRVVELFNRSQK comes from the coding sequence ATGATTAGAGAATATGAAAAACAAGGTCAAAAATTATATCAAGTGCGTGAGTCAGTTCGCAGCCAATACGATCCTACGATTCGTATTGAACGGTCAAGATCAGGAATAAAAACTAAGCAAGATGCCAAACGCATTAGCAAGCAGCTTTTGAGAACGGCTCAGCAAGAAGTATCGAGATTAGAACATCGAGGTGTTCTGTGGAAGGATCTTGTTGGCCGTTGGGAATTGTCAGCGAGAGAGGACAGGCTGCACTCAAGGTCTATTTCAGAGGGTACGATTGAGGAATACAGGTCCGTGCTCACTCGCTTTGTTGGTCACTGGGCAGAAAAGCCAGTGAAGGAAATTGACAAGGCAGATGCCTGGTCAGCTCTTGATGAAGTGGAGCGTGAAATTTCAGTGAGTCGCCGCAAGCGATTGCGAACAGCTATTGATTCTGTGTTCAAGTGGGCCATTCTTTCAGGAACTGTAAAAGGAATCAGTTACATTCCTACCGATGGATACAAGTCCACTCGAAAAGAAGAGGAAAAACTCCCTGAGATTTTGAACCTCACCGAGATTAGAACCCTCTTGGAGTATGCCTTCAAAATCAATCATGGCTGGTATCCCGTTTGGGCTGTTGCCTTGTTCACTGGGATGAGAAGTGGCGAACTCTACGCTCTTCAATGGAACCAAGTGGATTTTGACAACAACGTCATTTATGTCCATCGAAATTGGACAAACAAGGATGGCTTTGGCCCAACCAAGGGGAGATACTGGCGAACTGTTCCCATTGATGGCAGCCAAGTTTTAGGTTTGCTCAAGGAGCTGAAAACCAAACGGAGGCATGGGGAGTTTGTTCTCCCCAGGTATCAGTCTTGGAAAGACGGCAGGCAAGCGCAGATTCTTCGCAAATTTTGTGAAGGAGCTGGTATCCCTTCAGTGAAATTTCACACCCTGAGAGCCTGCTTTGCCACCCAGCTCATTCGGGATGGAGTAGCTCCAGCCGTAGTTATGAAAATCTGTGGTTGGAAGGATCTCAAGACCATGCAGCGATATATCAGGTTGGCTGGGATCGAGGTTCAGGGAGCCACCAAGGGCCTCAAGCTCCTCAGTGGAAAGGAAACTATGGGACGGGTCGTTGAACTCTTCAATAGGAGTCAAAAATGA
- a CDS encoding helix-turn-helix domain-containing protein, which translates to MKKNNDLQRVRSKRRELKSAVLFDNLISNQKYLTATEAAVYMRSTVASVRAKARRGDLPQYRSGRKLLFKRVDLDRLIEASRNGGFR; encoded by the coding sequence ATGAAAAAAAACAATGATTTACAAAGAGTTCGTAGTAAAAGAAGAGAGCTGAAATCAGCAGTGCTCTTTGACAACTTAATCAGTAACCAAAAGTATCTTACTGCCACTGAAGCCGCAGTATATATGAGGTCAACGGTTGCCAGTGTTCGGGCCAAAGCTCGCCGTGGCGATCTACCTCAATACAGAAGTGGACGTAAGTTACTTTTCAAACGTGTCGATCTTGACCGACTGATTGAAGCCTCACGAAATGGAGGTTTTCGATGA
- the ltrA gene encoding group II intron reverse transcriptase/maturase: MNQHPTGARKYMSLSPQTRHIRIRVAEHAKKGRKQWDLYRYLTDPYLLADALELVIKNRGSAGLDQVTVVSVKGKEWDFVKDLSERLRVRTYQPGPVKRTYIPKSNGEQRPLGIPNLEDRVVQRVLVLLLEVVYEQRFHDCSYGFRPHRKAVDCVAKVAQQVYRHRHILEADIEKFFDQVSHNKLLKMLTREICDPRILRLISQMLKSGFQEPGKPWQPSGKGTPQGGPLSPLLANVYLHHVLDERFMEVYGQSSRVKLFRYADDFVITAKTQAELKTARRFLYIWMREGELSLKESKTREVDMTNERRSHQSKFDFLGFKIHLRAFTDNPERFWIARQPSEKARRSLKASLKEKLHVHLTMNEARDVVQSVWRGWCNYFRYSNGNSIIYRELHSVRRQIYQYLKRKYRRGGRPVPWRKLTKVAKTIWRPIKPIGVIPNHLDHKQGSLL; this comes from the coding sequence ATGAACCAACATCCAACCGGGGCTAGGAAGTACATGTCCCTTAGCCCACAAACAAGACACATTCGGATCCGGGTGGCCGAGCATGCAAAGAAAGGTCGTAAGCAGTGGGATCTATATCGCTATCTTACAGACCCATACCTCCTGGCTGATGCGCTAGAGTTGGTGATTAAGAACCGCGGTAGCGCGGGTCTTGACCAAGTTACCGTAGTGTCGGTTAAGGGCAAGGAATGGGATTTCGTGAAAGATCTGAGTGAGCGACTCAGAGTGAGGACTTATCAACCGGGTCCGGTCAAACGCACTTACATCCCCAAAAGCAATGGGGAGCAAAGGCCTTTGGGTATTCCTAACCTGGAGGACCGCGTGGTCCAACGGGTGCTCGTACTGCTATTGGAGGTGGTTTACGAGCAAAGGTTTCATGATTGTTCCTATGGGTTTCGGCCGCATAGGAAAGCGGTAGATTGTGTAGCCAAAGTGGCTCAACAAGTCTACCGCCATCGACACATCTTGGAGGCTGACATCGAGAAGTTCTTCGATCAAGTCAGTCACAATAAACTCTTAAAAATGCTGACAAGAGAGATCTGTGATCCCCGAATTCTCCGGTTGATCAGCCAGATGCTTAAGTCAGGTTTTCAGGAGCCCGGTAAGCCTTGGCAGCCCAGTGGTAAAGGGACCCCGCAAGGGGGGCCGCTGTCGCCATTGCTAGCCAACGTTTACCTCCACCATGTGCTTGATGAAAGATTTATGGAAGTCTATGGGCAAAGCTCTAGGGTGAAGCTATTCCGTTATGCTGATGATTTTGTGATTACAGCAAAAACGCAGGCTGAACTCAAGACGGCTCGAAGATTTTTATACATATGGATGCGCGAGGGAGAACTTAGTCTCAAAGAGAGTAAGACTCGAGAGGTGGATATGACCAATGAACGGCGTAGCCATCAATCGAAGTTTGATTTTCTGGGGTTTAAGATTCACCTTCGGGCCTTCACTGATAACCCTGAGCGATTTTGGATTGCTAGGCAACCATCAGAAAAGGCCCGTCGCAGTTTGAAGGCCAGTCTCAAGGAGAAGCTCCACGTTCATCTTACAATGAATGAGGCGCGGGATGTGGTGCAATCGGTATGGCGAGGCTGGTGCAATTACTTTCGGTATTCGAACGGCAACAGCATCATTTACCGAGAACTCCATTCCGTACGCCGCCAAATCTACCAGTACCTCAAGCGGAAGTACCGGAGAGGCGGTCGCCCGGTGCCGTGGCGCAAACTGACGAAGGTAGCCAAGACCATATGGAGACCTATAAAGCCTATAGGTGTGATACCCAATCATCTCGACCACAAGCAAGGTAGCTTGCTTTAA
- a CDS encoding helix-turn-helix domain-containing protein encodes MRALAEAVGTSLSQVQRMFSSTATKCTLETLMKFSVITGVDLHRILKINKAS; translated from the coding sequence GTGAGAGCTTTAGCTGAAGCAGTGGGGACCAGTCTTTCTCAGGTACAAAGAATGTTTTCAAGCACAGCAACCAAATGCACGCTAGAAACACTTATGAAGTTTTCGGTGATTACTGGAGTGGATCTCCATAGAATTCTTAAAATAAACAAGGCATCTTAA